One Capra hircus breed San Clemente chromosome 3, ASM170441v1, whole genome shotgun sequence genomic window, GAGTCCGGCAGGCAGGCTGGGCCCCTTCTCTCCAGCACGCCCGGCAGGCGCCTGGCCTCGCTCAGCAGCTCACCGAGCCGGCGGGCGGCGCCGACCCCAAGTCCGAGAAGCAGTCGAACTCGCTCTGGCCCAGGAAGAGCTCGGGCAGATCGCGCACGCGGTGCAGCCCGAGCTCCAGCTCCAGCGACGTCAGCGCCTCCTCGTCGATGAGTTCGGCGTCCATGCCGCCCAGGGCGTGCGCCGGCGGCTGCAGTGGCGGGGCCGGGGCTCCCGGTGCGGGCTGCGGGCCTGAGGGGCCTCCTGGGGCCCCGGGGGGCATGGTGGCGCGTCCTGGGTACAGCGTCGCCACGGGCTGCAGGTGCGCGTTGCCGGCCGCCGGCGGTGGCACAGCCGGGAAGGGCTGGAAGGTGGGCGACGGCCCGAAGGCCCCGTAAGCCACGGTCCCCTGTGGAGGCGGCGGCGGGCCCAGCGGAGCCCCCCGCGGCCGCAACCCGCTGTCCAGGCCTGGGCTCGAGTACGGCTGCAGCGTCCGGAGCGCGTGAGGGCCGTGGGCGGGCGCGGCGGGCGGCGGCCTCGGCACCAGGCTGTAGCCCTCGGCGAGCATCAGGTGGTCAGCCATGACGGAGGTCCGGCTGCCGGCGGCGGACCGATGGTCAGCGCGCGCGTCCCCCGGTCCCGGCCAGCTGTTCCTCTGCGGCGAGCGATACGAGCCTCGTGCTCTCTCGGCAGCCCGGCCGGGCAAGGGAAAACCGAGGCCGGCCCTGTTTCCTGCGCAGCCCAGTATACACAGAACTCAGAGCTCTTGTCCACCCCAGCTATGGGCAGCAAATACCCTGCACACCTACACAGTCGCGCTGCTAGATCTCTGCGCCGCGCCCCCGGACTCGGCGCCCTCTTAAAGTCGGAGGCGGGGCTGATCCGCCCCCAGGTGCTCATTGGCTGGATTAGTCCCTTCTGGGCGGGCCACGCCGCACCTCCAGGAGGTCTCAGCCCCGCCCCTGTCAGAGATTCGCCCTTTGGACCTCAGGCCACGCCTTCGGCTTTGAGTTCTGTCTGGGAGCAGGGCGTTTGGCACTTTTCAAATGATCGTCAGCTCTGGCTGCTCTACTTCCAGTCTTGGGCCTGGCTGGGGCCAAGCTTGAATGGACCagaaggtggggtgggagggctaGAGGTTTAGACCCCCCAGAACTTCAGTATCACAAGCCCAACCTCTTACCCTCTTAATTTTCCAGATTAAGAGAATTTGCAAGTCTCAGTGGCTGGAGAGGGTTTCCTAGGAATGCACAGCAAAGCCTTGACAGAAGCGAACCTCGAACCCAGGCTTTTTAACTGCCGCCTCTGCACACAGCACGAGTGCCTTAGTGGAGCAGGGCCCCGGGGAAGATTAGTTGCCCCTCCCCATAATCCCAGGAGAGTCAATTGctcttcccctctctcccacTCACTTGTCTGTGGAAGCATGTACTGAGTTGTTATTAAAGTAATTTATAGGCATGTCTTCTGAAGGACTTGTTCAGCTTCGTGTCCTCAGCACTTGGCCGAGAGCCTGGCGCAGAGCAGGTTTTCAGTAAAAGTTGGGTGAATGAACAAATGATCAAATGAAttgcctctggttcctctgagcttgttttttatttcctctgtaaAACGGGAATAACGACAGCACCAATCCCACTGAGATgtggtgagggttaaatgaggtcatgtgtGCAGAGTGCACAATGCCCAGCAAAATGCCTGGTGCATACTAGGTAGCTTGAAAATGTGCCTCCAATGAAGGAAAGGCTGGATTTACCTTTGTCCCTAGAGGTAAATCCCTGGTGATCTTCTGGGATGTTGTATCTTTCCTTGGTAACAATAGTTTTACTTggggtttagtcactaagtcatgtcccactctttgtgaccccatggactacagcacaccaggcctccctgtccactatctcctgaagtttgctcaaactcatgcccattgagtctgtgatgccatccaatcatctcatcctctgtcgaccccttgttttctaccctcaatctttcccagcatgagggtcttttctgaAGAGTCgactcttcacgtcaggtgggcaaagtgttggagcttcggcttcagcatcagtccttccaatgaatattcagggttggcttccttcaggattgactggtttattctcctttcagtccaagggactctcaatagtcttctccagcaccacaatttgaaaacttggccttctttatggtccaactctcacatccatatatgactactggaaaaatcatagctttgattatacggatttctgtcagcaaggtgatgtccctgctttttaattcactgtctaggtttgtcatagcttttcttccaaggagtaagtgtcttttattttcatgggtgcagtcaccattagcagtgattttggagcccaagaaaataaaatctgtcactgtttccacttttttcccatctatttgctataaagtgatAGGACCTGATGCTgtgatcttacttttttttaatatttagttttaagcccactttttcactctcctctttcaccctcatcaagagattctttagttcctctacactttctgccattagagtggtttcttctgcaaatctgaggttgttggtatttctcccggcaatcttgattccagcttgtg contains:
- the CITED4 gene encoding cbp/p300-interacting transactivator 4 translates to MADHLMLAEGYSLVPRPPPAAPAHGPHALRTLQPYSSPGLDSGLRPRGAPLGPPPPPQGTVAYGAFGPSPTFQPFPAVPPPAAGNAHLQPVATLYPGRATMPPGAPGGPSGPQPAPGAPAPPLQPPAHALGGMDAELIDEEALTSLELELGLHRVRDLPELFLGQSEFDCFSDLGSAPPAGSVSC